The sequence below is a genomic window from Humulus lupulus chromosome 3, drHumLupu1.1, whole genome shotgun sequence.
AGATCCTATGTTTTGACAAAtaattttttggaccttgtgttttgtaaaataattcaaataaaaccctaaactcgattttggtcaaagttttctaattgaaaattacaaataattcaccaaactatcaatttaaaacaaaaacaaaattattttgcctaacaactgtgttgttattttcaattttttcttcatcaaaattgggtttatgagtctatttgaatcattttacaaaatacagggtctaaaaaaaaatttattaaaacacaaggtccaaacaaaTAGTAAGATAAAACACAATATCAAAAAACTTATAAACCCATAAATTAAACTACTTACCAAAGAATGAGAGACATCAATGCACAAACTAGGAGCTGAAAGCATGAAAGTGTAAAACCAGGTGCTGACACAAATTAAAACTATGTCTCACTCAAatattagataattaaatagatgggtatttattgtattttttttaataattaatttcttCAATTGAATTAGCAAcctcttaattttaattaataaaattttaacaaTTATAATATTTTCTTAAGAGGATATATACTAATTGATAGAAAGCTCCAACAATATATTGCACCTATGTGATGAATTCAAAGGGCAAATTATAAATTTAACACTATAATTCATTCTtcaatttataaatttaaaaacttaataaaaaaattcaagtaTTATTTTGCTAATCTCAATAGTTTCTTAGAATGATTATGCTAACCATGTTGTCATCCagtttcttgattttttttttttgtgcattAGTATTTTCTTGttctaatattatttatttgcaAATATACCCATCATGCAAATTATCTCATTTTACCTAATAGTCCTCTCTTTCTAAGTTACTTTATTATCACTTAAAAATGTAAAATCCCAGTTTTGAGGGATTTGtttctatttttagtttattggcATTTTTGGTTTTAGTCAaaattattattgtatttattgattaaatcCTGTTTATTGTGTAATATTCTCTGTTGTAAATGTCTCTTTCCGTTTATAGAATAAATCTGGAATTATCTTGGAAATATTCTTGTCATTTATTCTTTTTGTCTCGGTTAGGAAAGTCTGGGTATCTTTTGTTCCAGCAGAATCCGGTTCTGTCGAAACAGGTggatatttaccttatttagaattATCTTGTGCATCAAGTAATCAATGGTGAATATTCTTTATTTATGCTTTTGTTTCTCTATAAAAGCTTCTGACCTAGACGATTAGGTTATCACTTCAGAGATTGATTTCATATTTTGTTGAAGTGCCGTTTTCATGTGCAAAGAGCTTTTGTTCTAGAGCTCTTTgtgttttgttttctgtttttcttgcatatgttttgttaactgttttgcaggtaaaactctcaaggacacctTGTTTAAGAGCTTCGGGAGAAGCTTGTAGTGTGAGTCACTCTTCGGGATGATTAGTGCACGGACCAGaagttgaagggagttcaagtttcTGAGTCATTTGGAAGTGTTATTAGGAAGTGTCATATTGCTGGGATTGCGACAATTTAAAGAGGGAGTCTTTAagattgtataagtcaattggtgattgtaatttgaataattcttatctaataaacttcattctctgggcgtggcctcgtggattAGTAACAACCTGCAAAGGttgttgataccacgtaaaaattcgtgtgtcctTTATTTTTACGTTTCTGATTAAGTAATTCTGTTTACACATATCATACTTCTGTTTAAGCATTTCCACAATCTGTTAAAACGTGTTTTTACATACATCCTtggattaattatttgaattaaccaATTAATTTAATCCACATAAGtgaatttcaaaaaaaaattcagcttaaatagtttatttatttatttacattttttttaaagaaaaggaCAATAATTATGTATTAAGTTAAATCATTTgcttcaatttcttgaaagaaaagcaaAGATCTATCATTGCAATTTTCTAAGAAGAGAAATTACATCTTCAACAAACAAATAAGTATACAAAAggatcttaattttttttttcaattaatttttcaaatcAACCTCAAAGGGAagaaaacaataaattaaatttattaatttagtaatagtAATATAAATTAGATTGTAAGAGCCATGACTTATACATATGTAGGGACAATTaacaaaaataacaaaactaaaccaattttttttaataatcatattatattattgtaaattattcttatgattttatataataataaatgtcATTTTATATTTTGCAttcttaaaaatattatttcaaaaacTAGAAATACaatataaaacaattaaaaaaatcttATGAAATTCTGAAAATTACTATGTATCCATTTTTTGAATTTTTAGTTGAAGAATatctttaatttaatttttttgacaAAGTACCTACCTTTTAGTTCAACATTATTATGATGTCctgaatttgattattattatttttttattgggtttatatatttttggattttgtattttttttaattatttatttggatcctatattttaaaaaaattatttttaaattttatattttgtaaaatagttcaaaaagacctataaactcaattttaataaaaaaaaattgaatataacaacattatttttaaatataatgattttatttttgttatgaattgttagtttggtgaattatttgtgatttcagttgagaaaactttgaccaaaatcgaatttagggttctatttgaataattttacaaactatataatataaaaaataatttatcaaaacacatagtccaaacagttaatgagacaaaacacatttATGAACcattttttatttcattattaTTGGTTAAGTttcaaattaaatttattttacttgtttttataaaaattaaacaaaagttTAGGgatatatatgtaattttgaaaAGTTTCTCGATTGGTTGAAGTTGGAGCACGCGCTGAGTAGGTAGACCAGATCCCCTTCTTTGTTCCGTTCTGTTCAATGGCTTTTTGACATTTTTGGTACTCTCAACGTCCGTCACCTAACCCATTTTCACTGTGCTGTGCTAGCAAGCCAGTGGAGAAACCGAGGGAAATCCACTATTACCGTAATCCCACCTATAAGTCTTCAAAAAAAACCAAACAAATTTGCCCATTTTGCTATTTTCTCCATTACCCATTTCTTGGCTCAGCTTAAAGATTTGGTTTTGATTCAATGGAGTTTTTACAGACAGTGGATTCCCAGCTCCTTGTGGGTGCAGCTGTAGCGGTTCTTGCTATTGGGGTTGGTGCTGTTTTCCTCTTTTCTTCCAGGAAACCCAAAGGTTCACTCCAATCTCCATTATTGACTTTCATTAAGATTAGTTTCTCTTCGGTTTTGCTAATTTTTGCTTCTGGGTATTTGACATCTTTTAGAGGTTgtctttttgtggtattttaatTGGGTTTTTTATGGTATGGCTGTGTAGTTGTTGTTCTAGAGATTTATTCTGGTAAAGGTTCGTGCTTGATGAAGAATTATCTTAAATGAAGCTCCTTTTGGGTTTCCATTGCTCTGATTAGTCTGTTGAAAAGAAAAATAAGTTctctttaaaattgtatttttcaaGTTGAGATATAACAGGTTGGTGGGTTTGCATTGTAACTCAATATTATTTTacattttctttgtttttctttcatTGGATGACACATGCATTTGGTTCTAGGATGAAAATTAGGTATGTTGGCAATTTAAAGCTAAGATATTTGAAATTCATTCAATTGCAAACTCTGTCCTAACTATGCTAGCTTAAATGGTCATACATGTGGTTTGTGGTTTGACATAACAGTTGCTATAGTTTTCTGTCCCCagatattaaaagaaaaaacaaaaaacaactaGCTTAATGCTTGCTTTTTCCTTGTTCTTGTATAGCTTAGCTCATAAATATTATAGTGTCTCTATTAAACCAATGTGAATTGGAATATTAGTTTCTTTCTCATTTAGAAATTTGGTTCAAAGTTCGACCTTATCTGCTTTCTTCAAGATGCCCCTGCTTGGATAAGACTTTTGTTTCTCTCTGTTGATATTTATGAATGTGCAGTCTCTGTAAATGGTCTTACCTCGTATTGTGTTATTAGGCTGCCTGGATCCTGAGAATTTCAGGGACTTTAAACTCGTCAAGCGCACTCAACTCAGCCATAATGTTGCAAAGTTCACATTTGAACTCCCTACACCTACTTCAATTTTGGGACTTCCAATTGGACAACATATAAGCTGCAGGTTATTTTGAGTTATGGTTTCTATTGTTACGGTTTTTGGATTGTTGAAGCTGTTCAGTCCACGATATTATTTTCTGAACATCAATGTCTTGCACTAGTTATAAGCTGTTTTAATGAATAGGGGCAAGGATGGTCAGGGTGAAGAAGTTATCAAACCTTATACTCCTACTACATTGGATTCCGATGTTGGATACTTTGAACTAGTTATAAAGGTATTAAATTCTGCGATGGTTTATAAACACATATGGATGGACTTGACAAAAAATTCATTGTGATTTTTGTGTAGTTATTTGGAACTGTAATGATGTATATTGCCTTTTTAATGTGTTAAGATGTATCCACAAGGAAGGATGTCACACCATTTTCGCGAGATGCGTGTTGGAGATAAACTTGCCGTAAGGGGACCCAAGGTACTAAATACATGTCATCTTGTTTAGAAAGTCTCTTTCTGATACATAACTTGTTATTTATATCCAAACAATCAATGTTTCTTCCATGCTTGTCACTAACTCCATGTATTTTCGGTACCATCTGTTTCGATGCTATGATAATTGGCATTTAGATTTTTGTGACTTTTGTtgtcaagatttcttcaaatgcTGTGGTAGGTGATAGGAACCACTAGACTAATGCAGGAGAAGATGATGAAAGCTCTCTGGTGTTATTAAAGATACACCAAGAACATTACAATAAGAAATGGGCCAGTATTCAAGAGACAGCCAACTCTCCCAAAGAGCACATACTTCACTCAATACAAATTCTCCATGCCCCACTCATTCTGCCATATTCTCTAACTTACTCTATGATCCAATCCAAGACACTTCCCACTTATAATAATCTACTTATCTACCCAAATTACCCCTACTATCTAGTTGAGCAATTACCAACCCAGGGTCTATTAGTAGGGTGTCTAGATAGTAGTGTACCAATAAGATAAATATATTAATGTCCTAGACTTCGAATAGATAATGCTATCAAAATTCTAAAAGTATTAAAATACTTACAATAAGAGTGGATGTGGATGCTTTTCTATTTTTAAGTATGGTACTTTACAATATTTTGATAGATTATCAatcattaataaaaaaatgaatttaaATCCTTTTTTCCCATTATTACTTAAGACATATCATTCGTAAGTGTACCTAATACATAGGAACATGTACATAATATATAATTTTCTCTGTGGATTGATTGCCTGTGAACCAACCTGTTACCTTAAATTTGATCAACTGACACATTCAAAGCCTTTTCCATTTCGTACACCGCTTGGTTTTAGTTCCAGAAATGAAATTTATATTTAAAGTTGGCTTTCGAATCATTGAATGTTACTTTCTGCTAACAGGGTCGTTTCAAATATTTACCTGGGCAAGTTAGAGCATTTGGAATGCTTGCTGGAGGCTCTGGCATTACCCCAATGTTTCAGGTATGTTACCTCAGAAATGTAATTTTATGTACAATCATATGCTTGTGTGTGTGCTTTACGATATTTGCTTCTTCAATTGTCCATTCATCGTTTTCTGCTCTTACTTCTTCAGGTTGCTAGAGCAATCCTAGAAAATCCAAAGGACAAAACAGAGATTCATCTTATTTATGCCAATGTAACTTACGAGGATATTCTTTTAAAGGTAATTCCAACACTTTATTCAACAACCTCCAAAACATATGTATTCTTTGTATCTCAGATCATTTTATGAAGTGTGAGCTTTTTAGTAATGGAATAAGTTTGGAATCTGgataattgtttttattttattgatttaaggcATGCTCTTTACAACTTTAATTTTAACTTAAATACTCTGTCTAGCTATGTGGCATGGCTTTCGAACCTCTAGTTTAAGCACAGTATGAGAGTTAACAGGGAATTGATGTGTATGTCAACAGCATTCTATTTGATATAAACATTTATAATGATGCTGCCTATCAAATTATCCCTTTTCGGAATTGCGCAGGAAGAGTTGGATGGTCTAGCAACTAACTACCCCGAACAGTTTAAAGTCTACTATGTATTGAATCAGGTAATTACCTTTCTTTCTGGAGCAATGACTGGATTAACATGTTTTGGGTCTTTTTGTTGGATTTCTGTTCACAGGTTAACATGCTATGATCATTGTTGAGTagctttaaagaaaataatttgCCTTTCCTGTTTTTCTCACCTATTCCCAGTAGGCAGACTCATTCGGATGCGACAGGTTGAGAAGTTTAGAGACAGAACACCTTAAAAATTGAAATACCATGAAATTTATGTTCTTTTGAGAGTTTTTAATAAGTTGAGAATGCCACCTAACCAATTTCAAATTGGCAAAACTGAACAAATGACCATCTTAGTTAAAAGCTAGGAGTAAAACTAAAGACAAACTAAGTTTGGGCAAAGGTCCCTTTCTTTGACTAGACCGATACTGTCCGTTGTGGAAGTTGTCTCAAATCTTTTTTCAAATAAGTTTTCAAACCAAGGAAGCGGCTTTATTTGCTCTCATGGTAACAAATTTTTATGGATTATTCAGTAACCTGACATTTCTTGAATTTAATCTTACTTTCATTCCAGGGTAGTGTCTGTCATAATTAATTTTCAAGTTCAACAACTTTTCATAgagctctctctctcactctccaaAAAACAATAAATTGCTCAGTCAATGTTTAGTTATGTTTCTTCTGTGTTTTGACTTTGTCCGTGAAAAacaaattgaatataacaacacagtttaaaatattatttgtgaTTTATAGTTTTGTTTTTCTtgtaaattattattaattttagttaaaaaaaaatcatatatatatatatatagctgaaAAGCCAGTTACTTTCTTGACATAACCTTCTTCAATTTCTGTTCTTGTTTGGAAAAATTGAATGTGGGGTTTTCATGAATTTGTGGAGGCTGTTTACATAACAAAGTTGAGAAATTGGAATCATTAATAATATGTTTGAAAATTTCCAATATGTGGGCGTCATGATGTGATTTGGCTTAAGCTTCAAAGTTGGACTTTTGGATATTAaaccattaaatattattaatttgatGGAAgactaaattaaaaatataagaaGATCTAGCAATGGATACGCTTATATATAATATTTGGATTTGATGGACaaaattatagatatatatatatatctattctttataataaaaataaaaagtgggTAGATAATagaaaatttttggttttaaccgatttttatttttttttcgttatttttaacataatattcttatatttaacgttaAATTGTAATCATTTATTaaacttaaataataataaataagtaaacaaattaaattaaaataaattgctTAGTCAATGTTTAGTTATGTTTCTTCTGTTTTCTGACTTTGTCCATGGTAGACACTGACTATGATATTATttttattgaccttgaattgcaCCGAATTCTAATCTAGTATTATATGTTGCTCAGCCTCCGGAGGTATGGGATGGAGGTGTTGGCTTTGTCACAAAGGAAATGATTCAAGACCACTGTCCGGCTGCAGCACCTGATGTCAAGGTATGAGTGCCCAGATAACTGTAATGAAATGGCTACATTTTGTCTTGTTTCTGACCTTGGTCTTGGAATATGCAGATTCTGAGGTGTGGTCCACCACCAATGAACAAGGCTATGGAGGGTCACCTCAATGATATTGGATACGAACGCGAGATGCAGTTCCAATTCTAATCATTTCTCATGAACTTCACGATAAGACGGTCTGGAGTCAGGTTTCTTTTTATCTCATGTCGAGCGAGGAACTATTCTTCTTTCTTTGTTAATTTCATCTCAAACTAGAGCGGTTAGATGCTGGAGACCACTTAATCAATTTTCATTGGTATAAAACTCGAATGGTGTTATTGTATGGGAACTTGAAAAGTTTTACATGCAGCTTTTTCTGTCTTCTGGTTGGACTACTATTTTATCATATTTGCCTAATTAGAGCATAGTTTATTGAAACATTGTAATTATGGGTACTTTAAAAAGGTATTAGGTTTGAACCCCAAGGGTTGGCCTATTGGTAAAGTGCGAAGACCGGGGCTGCTAGGGCAGACTACCGATTGAGTCACTAGGGCCCCGCAGGATTAGTTGAGGTGCACACAAGCTGGTCTTGACACTTGCGGTTAAAGATttagatgtttgaataaattacaaaaattaagATGTTATTCACAAATGTTTGTGTTGGTTTGGTGAAATTTAGAACTTCCTTCAtagattctcttttatttttccaAAATTGCTTACTCAAACACTTTTGTGTATTTAGACTCAAATACTTTGTCATTGACCAAAGTTGATGGTCAACATGTTGAGCTCTTCAATCATAATGAGTCATTGATCATAAATGAACCCATAGGCACCTCATCGGTTTTGTAAGGCTATGGAGAAATTTTTATAGTCCACCCAAATCAAATTGAAAAAATCGtcaaaaatcatcaaaaaaaCGCAATCCAAATAAAGTGATAAAAATTTAAACGGTgggttaaaaataattatcaatccACTCAATATAATCCGACCCGTTCAATTAAgagtttactattttttttatacatttaaatatattatctacataattaaattaattaaattgtgttttttactataaattcaaaatattattttaagcttaaaaagataaatttcacgggaaaaaaaactacaaaagtataatttgaaaaaaaaaatcattcacacttcggtttgggcgggttgacccaaCTAAtcagcccaaattattggactgattaaaataatttttttcttatttgggTAAGTTACGGGTTCACTTTtcctaacccgattatgacattagACGGATAAAAATGTCCTGTAACCCGACCAACCTGCCCAATGATCAACTTTAGATTTTTCCACCAGAAAAGAATCATAGAAGCAATTTTGCAATTTTAGAAACCTCTGTCTGTGTGGCAATAAGACATAAAGGCTAAGCTTGGCAAGCATGAGTTGTTTTTGACTCTGTTTTACTTGACAAAAGTCTAATTGCAGAGATTATTAAAGCCATTCATCTTTGCCATGGACTGATCCAATCACAGCTTTTGCAACACAATCACAATCATATATTAAGTTTATAAGCATATGCattttaaaccaaacaaaaaactaTGCATAGCATCATCAACATGCTCTGTTTCAATCAGAAAAATAAGAAATCAGATCCTTTAGGCAAAGGGGTATTTCGATAAATCAAATAGATTtcataatcatacaaattaagaCAACTTAGAACAAAAAGAGCTTGTCTCaccttatatatacatatataagacCACAAAGCGATCTTAAGTAAAAGACCAATATGCCTTGATTGTATGACTGTTTATTGAGTGAAATGTATTCTTTGGATTGGCGTGGCATAAAATTTGAAGGGTATGTTCGGTATATACTTGATATTGTAATACAAAACTGTACTTAATAAAAAGTTTAAGATTTTATTTTTACACATTTAATAACAACTTTCCTccatcactatatatatataaatatatatatatatatttatacgtaTTTTAATTGCATTAAACTAAagtaatatataaatgtataaaaACATGTTATTAATATATGATATACGTCTGCAAAATTGTGTAATTTATATAAGTTTGCATTTCATTTGGTTTAAACAAATTAAACAGTGGTAGTTATTAGTTAATACGTACGTAATCAACTGATTCCATCCCATTATTATAACATAAAGAATTATAAATAACTCTCTTTTATTTACTCTACAAACTCAatccaaactctctctctctccaagaAACAAGAATAGCTAGGTTCTTGTTCATCAACcaactccttcttcttctttttcttcttcagatCACACAATTAAATGGAGTTAGAGAAAATGGAAGAAGATTTCAAGAAAATGGAGTTAGAGAAAATGGAAGAAGATTTCGAGAAAATGGAGTTAGAGGAAATGGAAGAAGATTTCGacaagaaggagaaggagaaggagaaagagaaggagaaggagatcAAACTGTTCTTAGAGAAAATGGAAGAAGATTTCGACACATTCAAGTCCAGGAAATTCAAGGGCAAGAAACTGATGGCCATTTACGTGAAGCGGTGGAACATAGAAtcaaaagaaggaaaagaagaaaaccaGATGAATCTGCTAGGGTTGCTGACTGTTCTtgaagaacaacaacaacaacaacaaccttcaaaccctaaccctaaccctaaccCTACTGATCATTATTCACAGCTGAACACGAGAGACCAAATCTACAAAAGAAAGAAACAACTTCTCGGTCTCGGCAGAACTCTCTCTTACTTGGTCGTGGACACCATCTTCTTCTACGAAAGGCACTGCCAACAGGCGAGGGTAGGGTTCATCAGGGACTCGATAAAGTCATTGACAATGGAAGAAAACCCTAACATCGTAGTGATCAAGAAGCTTCTTTCGGTTCTTGACTTGGTGACAAGTGAGCTAAGACGAGACTGGGATGAGTACAGCCTCTCGTACgagggtaagggaaagggaagTGTTTCGAGCGATGAGGATTACGTTTTCAAGAAAGAGGTGTTCGATGAGTTTGAGGAGAGTTTCGATGATGAGTTTTTTTTCATTGTTTTTTACGTGGAAGCTGCTTTGTGCTGCCCTGTTCTTCCGAGGGAGTGGACCATTGGAGAAGTTTCGAGGTTTATCGAACTTGTCGAAAAATCGTTCACGGAAAGAGTTGAAGAGATTTTGAAGCTGGTGAGTGCGATGATGAAGCTCTATTTAGATGCCTTTTGCGAGCAGGATCATCGTGATGTTGAGTTTCGTAGGCAGAATCTGTTCTTACGTGTCGATGATATTTGGAACAAGCTGCAATGTGATGAGTAGTACGTACTATATATGAATATTGATGTTCTTTTCATGATTTTGATATTAATAAAGTTTTGATATCAATATTTTCTtgatctttctttctttctttcgaTAAGATGATTTATTCTCTCCTTTTCGTTTGTCAAAACAGTGTTGCTATTTGGCACCTTAAAGTACCCAACAACATATTAAGTGTTATTTCATAATTAGTTAGCGATACTTCATAATACTTACTAAATTCAAATAAGTTAGACCCGATATTTGATTGCACCAATAATGTTAACCACCAGTAATGTTCCTTAGTAATTCTCTTGTCAAAATTAGTATTATTAATGCACGAGTCAAATTGATACGTATTAATAGTTGAAGAAAGTAAAATCATCGAACAAATATGGTAGAACCACCAACACAAATTATTATAGAGCGGGTGTTATTGAGATTAAGATCCAAGGATGAATAACAACTCAAGAAGAAGAAGCAAAGCAATTTTTAGCAATAATCCAATTATAGTATAAACAATAGAAAAAGCCTAATTAATGAGGTCATGTTAATTAAGGGGTCTCAGTGGATCAAAGAGAGTGATTAGTGTGATAAGCCAGGGCATATTAAGAAGGATATATTAAGAAAGATATAACAAGAAAAAGAATATATAAATTACCTTTGATTACATAAGAGCTATAAGAGATATCTTATATTTGATTcgagtatataaatatatatatatatatcgcaGTTATTGCTATAGTTTTTTAGTCGCTAAATATCGTGTTATCGAGTCAatataaatcatctttttcttATAAAGAGATACAAGAGCTACTTATTCTGCTCGCGAATTCAAACCACATCCACACAATTTCGCTAGGTGAAGGTTCAAAAGGATTACTGATGGCAATAGCCACATGTTCGACCACAAGCATATTAATTGtattagcatatatatatatattaattgtaaTGTACTTGACATGAGTAATGTTATGTGCACCTAAATTATGCACACAAACATTACACATATGTAtgtgtcactgctttttaaaacagttattattagttttaataaatgtgactAGCTATGTTAAACTGTCACATCACATTCTTATAATGCTTAAAACTATATAAGTTGGTACTTTATGAGTGGTTAGTAGTATCGTATTATTGAGTcaaagacatagggatacaacttttgtgtcCATTACTCTTGcagattccttagtattcacattcaaaatattgcttgaattcatattatagaaatataatttttctaaaaggggtacccctttggtaaattggagatttcacaaatttctctgTAATGTGTTACACTCGTGTTCTACTGGTTCGATATTTTTTTTCCCATGACatttcatgggtaaatgcttctattggagttgaaacagagccttaagtccacatttgaatttttttccacttttcgatggcaattttcgcaagtttttcccttatattcgtacttctctcagtattttggtcgtatcaccctcaacacacctcgaaATTGCACAAAATTTTGTACATAAAAGCCGAaaacatagggctacaactttcgtccCCATTACTCTTGcagattccttagtattcactttcaaaatattgcttgaattcatattataaaaatcaaatttttctaaaaggggtacccctttggtaaattggagatttcactaatttctgcgtaatgtattacactcgtgttctactcgttcgatatttttccccatgacaTCTCATTattaaatgcttctattggagttgaaacggagccttaagtccacatttgaaattttttccacttttcgatggcaattttcgcaggTTTTTCCCTTATGTTCGTACATCGctcagtattttggtcgtatcaccctcaacacacctcgaaattgcacgaaattttgtacatagaagtgaaagacatagggctacaaattttgtgcccattactcTAGaagattccttagtattcactttcaaaatatttctcgaattcatattatagaaatataatttttttgaaaggggtatccctttggtaaattggagatttcactaatttcttcgtaATCTATTACACTCgggttctactcgttcgatatttttctccATGACatttcatgggtaaatgcttctattggagttgaaatggaaccttaagtccacatttgaaattttttccactTTTCGATggtaattttcgcaagtttttcccttatattcatacatctctcagtattttggtcgtatcacCCTCAACGCACCTCGAAATTGCACAAACTTTTGTACATAGAa
It includes:
- the LOC133824777 gene encoding NADH--cytochrome b5 reductase 1, which encodes MEFLQTVDSQLLVGAAVAVLAIGVGAVFLFSSRKPKGCLDPENFRDFKLVKRTQLSHNVAKFTFELPTPTSILGLPIGQHISCRGKDGQGEEVIKPYTPTTLDSDVGYFELVIKMYPQGRMSHHFREMRVGDKLAVRGPKGRFKYLPGQVRAFGMLAGGSGITPMFQVARAILENPKDKTEIHLIYANVTYEDILLKEELDGLATNYPEQFKVYYVLNQPPEVWDGGVGFVTKEMIQDHCPAAAPDVKILRCGPPPMNKAMEGHLNDIGYEREMQFQF